The Lolium rigidum isolate FL_2022 chromosome 1, APGP_CSIRO_Lrig_0.1, whole genome shotgun sequence region GGAAGCGGCGCTAGCGGACACCATATCAGTGTTCGATGGCGCCACAGCGGAAGAGGCGCGCTTGCGCcaggcggaggagatgggcgagTGGTAGCGTGCAGAGCGGGAGCAGCTGCGCCGCCGTGTGGACGAGATTGAGTTGTGGCGGCGTGCGAATGAGCTGTATGAGCGGCGGCGCATTGAGGAGCTGCAGGAGCAGCTGCAGATGTGGGAGCTCCATCAGCGGTTGCGGCAGGAGGTGCTGGAGCAGCagctgcgggaggaggcggcgacaaCGGAAGCGGCGGCCTGGGCGGCGAAGGCGGATGCGTTGGTGGCGGCTGCGCcggcgcaaatggaggaggaggaggacaacgacgacttcGACTAGTTCGACGATGGGCCAGACCCGAAGGAGGTGGCGGCGCAGCAACATGCGCTCCTCGAGTCGCTGAAGAAGCTGCAGGACGATGCTAGTGCCCGCGAGGAGTAGCAGGTTCGTCGTGTCGTCGAACTCTCCCTCCAGCAGAAGCAGCTGGGGAGGGTGGCGATGACGGGACGAACGAGTACTAGCGTCTTCTCGTCACGCTCCGTAGGAAGAGGCAGCACGCGGCGTAGGAGAGGCAGCGCGCGGCATAGAAGAGGCGGCGTGCGACGTAGGAGCTGCAGCAGAGGGGGGCGACGACAGGGCAGGGCCGTCGAACACACCGCCGAGCAGCCAGTAGATTAGGTTAGATAATCTAGTTGTTTTCATTTAAACTTGTAAAATAAAACAAATttaaatgaaaacctttattttcgtttacttttatttatttgagGTCTCCTTTGAGGAACGGAGACGCAACTGGCCATCGACGTCCTCAAACGCGACACGAAGACGTCACCCCAAAGACTcggtccggcgccgtttggggaggATGAAATGCTCTGATACACAAAACGGAACCATCGATCATCCCTCATCCATACAACtgccccgattatggacaacctaTCTCCTCCTAACCATCTGATCGACGAGAAAAATAATCGTCAATGCACAGACTCTTGGCCAAAATTCTCGGTTCTTAGATCAGAAACACAGCTGTATCACTGAACATGTGATCTGAGATGTGTCGATCATGGTGGTCACCCTGAGATGGTCTGCAGCAGGATCTCGTTGAAGGTGTCGATCGGGCCTGGCATGCACCAGTGCACGCAGTCGTTCTGCACCCGGGCGTCCATGCCGCCGGCGAACGGGTCGTTGCGCATGTACGGGCCGGGGTGGCCGTCGGGCCGCAGGTTCGCCAGCTTCGTCACGTCGAGCGCCGCGAACCGCAGAGCGCCAGCGCTGGACGcggccgcggccaccgcctccacGACGGTCTTCCTCATCTCCATCTCCGTGTAGCCCAGCTCCTTCTCGCCGTCCTTGTACGGCTCTTTCTTGGGGCAGGCGCCGGTCTTGTCCCAGTCCCCCTCGAAGTGCGCCGGCGAGAACGTGGTGAACGCGACCACCTTCTTGTCCTTGCCGTGCCGCCGGGCCACCTCGGCGAGCGTCCGGTGCACGATCTCCTTGAACACGCCGAAGAAGGCCGTCTCGGTGCGGTTCAGGTCCGCGCAGTCGTGGCAGCCCACGACCTCGCCGCCGTCGTGGTAGATGCCGGGGATGAGGAACCAGTGCCCCACGGACAGGACGGCGGCGTCGAGCGCCCCCAGCTGCGACATCCACCTCTCGTCGAACGCGTCGAGGAAGACGTTGTTGTGGCGCACGCCGGCGAGCTCCGCCTTCTCGGCGACCTTGACTAGGAGCGGCGACCAGAAGATGGACACGGTGGCGTTGTGGTCGCGGAAGACCCACCGCCGGAACTTGTTCTCCTCGCCGTCCCGGTACACGAGGTCCGGGCGGGAGCGGGAGGCCAGGAGGCAGAGCAGCGACTCGCCCTGGTTGCGCGCCAGGGAGTCGCCCACGAAGGCCAGGTGCCTGTTGCGGAGCCAGCGGAAGAACGCGTCCGGGGAGAAGGCCGGGAGGTCGCACCCCCGCGGCCGCCACCGCCAGTGGAGGTACCCGGTGTCCGGCCGGGCGTGCGCCATGCAGTTCTGCCCGTCCTTGATGGTGCCGCAGCTCGTCCCGTTGTATAgcggcgcccgcgcgtccggcacCCACTCGCCCTCGGAATAGtcgcacggcggcggcgacgcggttgCCGACACTTCTCCGGCTGCTCGGGGCAACAGAACAATGCAAGATTTAGTATGCCAGATTGCCGTTTCTTGCCTAAACAATGTCAAATGTTGGCTCATAAAGTGGGCGAAATTTCGAAAACAAACATTAGAAATCACATGCTCCTCGCGGTGAGTTAATAGTTCATCATGGTGACTATTTATTGAGCTGAGGAGCGCTTTATGCTTTGCTTGGCGGAAAATACTTCGAAGAAATGGCAAGAAAAAATAGAAATAACGACTCAACCAAAATGGAATCCACTCATGGCAGAACTCAATCGGCTAGCTTAATCTCGCAGAGACAAATTCCTCCACGACATTGCAGCAACAGCTACGCAGAATCAACAGGAAAACCTAACATTGTACCTTGCGTTTCCCCCAATACTCCTCCGCCCCCTTGGTCGGGAGGCAGCTGTTCGTGCGCATTCGCCGGAGCATGCCCTCGCTGGGACGAGACGAtgctcgccgcctcctcccgcacgaGGGCGGCCGGCTTGGGTTCGGCCAGCGGGTTGAAGAGCAGGTAATGGAGGAGCGCGAGAGGGACGAGCGCGTAGAGGGCGTAGGTGAGGAATTGCTTCTTGGGGAGCGAGAAGTGGGTGGTCTGGTGGTGGTGGGTGGTGACCATGGCTGCGTAAGAGCTATGTGCGTGCTCAGGAAGAGGAAGCCATGGCAAATTGGAGGAGGACCGGGGCAGGAGTCAAGAAGGGGATCGAGGAGGACAAGCGAGATGCAGGCGACGGGAGGGGAatgttttctttttctccttttatttattttctttttctttatcgaAAGACGAGGGTACGCGTATTTTTAAATTGGCCACTGTCACTCACTCGACTTTCTTAAATTGGTTCTAGTTGGATCCAACACATGGCACGCTCGCCTTGTTTTGCTGCGGGCTATGCTCCCACGAGACCAGCCCGGCGTGCAGGGTTTCTGCCGGCCGCCGACGTTGAGGCCACACATTGccaggttagagcatctccagccgcgtcccccaaaccgtccccaaatcgacttggggcgcgccggacaaaaaaagcgttccagtcgcgtccccaaagcccttttttgtccggcgcgcccctatatggtgtccggcgccccgagcccgtccccgtcccacaggggacgcaccggggacgccggacacaacgaaaagcgaggcggggagtggcggggccgacccgtcggcgtcacaattaatttaaacctaaccgtcgcctacctcgcgacggaagttagtggcgcgcagccgacggtgcggctcccgcgagagggcgcagccgacgcgtcccgtcgcgcctagctcgcgtgccggcgttaatgagcgccaccgctcctccgcctccctccggcctataaaaggggcgcctctcatcgtccctctcacacacaaaccctagcgcctctctcccaaaccctagccgccaccatctctcaacaagactcgacgctatgtctggtagaggcggaggccgacctcgcggccgcggccgtggtcgtggtcgtggtcgtggccgcggcacagctgaacgctcgccgtcgtcttcatcgtcggagatggacgtggagccggacgtcctgttcgagttcgtccacgtcctcaagggcgacccgcgcggcatccagaggcttccggactccttcgccgagtacgtcggcgacgtacgcccgcgcacgatgcatgcgggagcattcgtgcggctaccgccggcggatcgtcaaggcgatctacgacgcgcgcggcaagatgtacctcaacatcggccgggagaagttcgcgcgccaccacagcctcgaagccggcttcatcctcgtgttctcctacttcggcaacagggacatgagcgtcaaggtcttcgacgagaggcgccgctccgggactaccacgtcgacggggacgacgacaagcaccgacgaggaggacgaccgaatgagtgttgtttcttcgcagcgaatacgtgcacggaggtttctgcctgttcgcctcatcggtagaaccaacaagggcaccatcctcccgctggattttccagtttaggtgactgggtgtgccctcgagtgttctttcttagcagcgaacacacgaaaccttcgatgcacggcctagttaggtttagtttctttgcaatattttatatttgtgtccaccatggttcaaactatgtattagtttgtggaaaaccatgttccaaaccgtgttttcgtgtaaaccacgttccaaattatgtattagtttgtggaaattgaaataaaaatgccgaaaaattattttaaatgtttgggggcggcgtttggggacgcggctggggagcgacgtcccccaaacgcggcacgaacgaaacacgtctcccaaacgctcgatccggcgcggtttgggggacggtttgggggacgcgactggagatgctcttacatgttAGACATGCTACACATTTTTTGTCAAGTGTTTCATTATTTGTCTCACTTGTGATGTGGTTTCCTTCGTTACAAAAGTTGTCAAGTGCTACAAATGTGACACAAACAATGCTTCGTAGATACACATCAACCAAACATGCCATGTATTCACCTCGGAGAAAACACAATAACATCCACCATAATACACACACACCATTCCACATCCCAATACCACAATATGCAACATTTAAGTGACAATTCACCTAGTCTAGGCTAGATTTTAACAAcgttcactattcatctatggaaTTCTCTCTACCAGATTTTTCTTTCCATGTACAAAAAAATAAATTGAAAAGTCGCCTAAGTGGAAACATGATTAGTATGTGGTTCTAATACATGCTAAATTATattatctaaaaataaatcagGCAAGGTGCTCAAGAGACTAACTGCACATTCCGTAGACGAATCATTTTGCATTGATAAACCATACCACCATGCATCCTTCCTTGCTGCATCTCGGAAGTTATCCATGTCATGGGGTCTATGATACCAATCCCCACACAACAAAGCCATGGTTCTCATCCTGTGGAGTATCTTTTCCAGTGTGTATATTTTCTTCATC contains the following coding sequences:
- the LOC124674482 gene encoding xyloglucan O-acetyltransferase 2-like → MVTTHHHQTTHFSLPKKQFLTYALYALVPLALLHYLLFNPLAEPKPAALVREEAASIVSSQRGHAPANAHEQLPPDQGGGGVLGETQAGEVSATASPPPCDYSEGEWVPDARAPLYNGTSCGTIKDGQNCMAHARPDTGYLHWRWRPRGCDLPAFSPDAFFRWLRNRHLAFVGDSLARNQGESLLCLLASRSRPDLVYRDGEENKFRRWVFRDHNATVSIFWSPLLVKVAEKAELAGVRHNNVFLDAFDERWMSQLGALDAAVLSVGHWFLIPGIYHDGGEVVGCHDCADLNRTETAFFGVFKEIVHRTLAEVARRHGKDKKVVAFTTFSPAHFEGDWDKTGACPKKEPYKDGEKELGYTEMEMRKTVVEAVAAAASSAGALRFAALDVTKLANLRPDGHPGPYMRNDPFAGGMDARVQNDCVHWCMPGPIDTFNEILLQTISG